Proteins from a single region of Zonotrichia leucophrys gambelii isolate GWCS_2022_RI chromosome 17, RI_Zleu_2.0, whole genome shotgun sequence:
- the LOC135455167 gene encoding ring finger protein-like — protein MEPAAGEGAQPGPVPAAGGEGCAGQRDQSETAGPGDPGEPLQRCGEESAAAWRCWELPRTEDAREPLLPGHEQPPALGASLPAGQDPPRGESPRPGSQSVSSSILSLFGEAEKAPSGGGAGAAEPCPVLAGGEDECPICTEPYDEQRHKAAVLNCSHGLCRACLRAIMDTATGAELGRVRCPICRQKTPMLEWEICKLQEELLLLHAQPGYPAALATPRPPALPPRRPGLAGALEHRFQVRFHTSRMFGCLPCVRYPPCLIRALARLERRCRCCYLLLLALLLAAEMLSLLLIFLPILLMVMLFLILDK, from the coding sequence aTGGAGCCGGCGGCGGGCgagggggcacagcctgggccgGTGCCGGCAGCCGGTGGGGAGGGCTGTGCCGGGCAGCGGGACCAGAGCGAGACTGCGGGGCCGGGGGACCCCGGGGAGCCGCTCCAACGCTGTGGAGAGgaatctgctgctgcctggagatgctgggagctgccacgGACGGAGGATGCCAGGGAGCCGCTCCTGCCCGGGCATGAGCAGCCGCCTGCCCTCGGTGCCTCCCTGCCTGCGGGGCAGGACCCTCCCCGCGGGGAGAGCCCACGGCCCGGCTCCCAAAGCgtctccagctccatcctgagcCTCTTCGGCGAGGCAGAGAAGGCcccgagcggcggcggggcgggggcagcgGAGCCGTGCCCGGTGCTGGCGGGCGGCGAGGACGAGTGCCCGATCTGCACGGAGCCCTACGACGAGCAGCGGCACAAGGCGGCCGTGCTGAACTGCAGCCACGGGCTGTGCCGGGCCTGCCTGCGCGCCATCATGGACACGGCCACGGGCGCCGAGCTGGGCCGCGTGCGCTGCCCCATCTGCCGCCAGAAGACGCCCATGCTGGAGTGGGAGATCTgcaagctgcaggaggagctgctcctgctgcacgCCCAGCCCGGCTACCCCGCAGCCCTGGCCACCCCCCGGCCCCCTGCCCTGCCGCCCCGGCGCCCGGGCCTGGCCGGCGCCCTCGAGCATCGCTTCCAGGTGCGCTTCCACACGAGCCGCATGTTCGGCTGCCTGCCCTGCGTGCGGTACCCGCCCTGCCTCATCCGCGCCCTGGCCCGGCTGGAGcggcgctgccgctgctgctacctcctgctgctggcgctgctgctggCCGCAGAGATGCTCAGCCTGCTCCTcattttcctccccatcctGCTCATGGTGATGCTCTTCCTCATCCTCGACAAATAG
- the RNF208 gene encoding RING finger protein 208, with translation MQASLGDPRAVDSNVKTILMSCLKGQQVIIKMEAMKIIHPEKFSELQGPQPRYAPAPRREPPLVAKRAWPSESEIIVNQACGDIPALDTAPAPLPLPRTPPLPRRERGFQGQRKGSSEVCYHRQPPSDEVIVNQYVLHPSTPCEPLECPTCGHMYNFTNKRPRILSCLHSVCEECLQILYESCPKYKFISCPTCKRETVLFTDYGLAALAVNTSILNRLPAEALAANPVQWSSDTDRSCYQTFRQYCGAACTCHIRNPLSSCTIM, from the coding sequence ATGCAGGCGTCCCTCGGAGACCCCAGAGCAGTGGACAGTAATGTGAAAACGATACTCATGTCGTGTCTGAAAGGGCAACAGGTCATCATCAAAATGGAGGCGATGAAGATCATCCACCCGGAGAAGTTCTCGGAGCTGCAGGGGCCGCAGCCGCGCTacgcgcccgccccgcgccgggAGCCGCCGCTCGTGGCCAAGCGCGCGTGGCCCTCCGAGTCCGAGATCATCGTGAACCAGGCGTGCGGGGACATCCCCGCCCTGGACACGGCCCCcgcgccgctgccgctgccccgGACTCCGCCCCTgccgcggcgggagcgcggctTCCAGGGCCAGCGCAAGGGCAGCTCCGAGGTCTGCTACCACCGGCAGCCGCCGTCGGACGAGGTGATCGTCAACCAGTACGTGCTGCACCCCTCGACGCCCTGCGAGCCCCTGGAGTGCCCCACGTGCGGCCACATGTACAACTTCACCAACAAGCGGCCCCGCATCCTCTCCTGCCTGCACTCGGTGTGCGAGGAGTGCCTGCAGATCCTCTACGAGTCCTGCCCCAAGTACAAGTTCATCTCCTGCCCCACCTGCAAGCGGGAGACCGTCCTCTTCACCGACTACGGGCTGGCGGCGCTGGCCGTCAACACCAGTATCCTGAACAGACTGCCGGCCGAGGCCCTGGCCGCCAACCCCGTCCAGTGGAGCAGCGACACCGACCGCAGCTGCTACCAGACCTTCCGCCAGTACTGCGGGGCCGCCTGCACCTGCCACATCCGGAACCCGCTGTCCTCCTGCACCATCATGTGA